A portion of the Paenibacillus marchantiae genome contains these proteins:
- a CDS encoding phosphoribosylanthranilate isomerase produces MINLPVDYVGVVFAPSRRRITPEQGAELRTVLLDWTMFDRPKLAGVFVNPTLEELESIMQISGLDVIQLHGQESPEFCEQVKQHFGTEVFKAFSFPKDETGSLADDTALLALDPYKNVVDAILLDTFDPLYGGGSGKTFAWERIPFYAEWARKHGIALFVAGGLQPDNVQQLIQTYAPDGVDVSSGVESEGVKDIAKITAFVERVKQA; encoded by the coding sequence ATGATAAACTTGCCTGTGGATTACGTTGGTGTTGTTTTTGCCCCATCCCGTCGCCGTATTACGCCTGAACAGGGTGCCGAGCTAAGAACGGTTCTCTTGGACTGGACGATGTTTGATCGGCCGAAGCTGGCGGGTGTTTTCGTGAATCCTACGCTCGAAGAGCTGGAAAGCATCATGCAGATTTCAGGCCTGGATGTCATTCAGCTGCATGGACAGGAATCGCCGGAATTTTGTGAACAGGTGAAGCAGCACTTCGGTACCGAAGTGTTCAAGGCTTTCTCTTTTCCCAAGGATGAAACAGGTTCATTAGCTGACGATACTGCCTTATTGGCACTTGATCCATATAAAAATGTGGTGGACGCCATATTGCTCGATACGTTTGACCCGCTCTATGGAGGGGGCTCCGGTAAAACCTTTGCCTGGGAACGAATTCCTTTCTACGCCGAGTGGGCAAGAAAACATGGAATCGCGTTGTTCGTGGCAGGAGGTTTACAGCCGGATAATGTGCAACAACTGATACAGACATATGCACCGGACGGCGTCGATGTATCCAGCGGCGTAGAGTCCGAAGGTGTGAAGGATATTGCGAAAATTACAGCATTTGTAGAAAGGGTGAAGCAGGCATGA
- the trpC gene encoding indole-3-glycerol phosphate synthase TrpC, which produces MYLDRIVATKHKEVEVLAQTFQMDDALKKIEALPNTRGFERALSERRNRKLGLIAEVKKASPSKGLIRPDFHPVEIASAYERAGADCISVLTDVSYFQGNSEYLQAIHEAVNIPLLRKDFIIDERQIAEARLLGADAVLLIASILTPEQMRQYLTFAKSLGLDALIEVHDRAELEQVLDIPQATLVGINNRNLKTFETSLNTTLDLMNLIPDGVTLISESGIDGPQPLESLIEAGVHGILVGEHLMRKDDVEAAVYELMGPKA; this is translated from the coding sequence ATGTATCTTGATCGAATCGTAGCAACCAAACATAAAGAAGTTGAAGTTCTGGCACAAACATTTCAGATGGACGATGCGCTGAAAAAGATAGAGGCATTACCCAATACTCGTGGATTCGAACGTGCTCTATCAGAGAGACGTAACCGTAAACTGGGTCTCATTGCCGAAGTGAAGAAGGCTTCTCCGTCCAAAGGACTGATTCGTCCTGATTTTCATCCAGTAGAAATTGCTTCCGCATACGAACGGGCTGGAGCGGATTGTATATCCGTATTGACCGACGTTTCTTATTTCCAGGGAAATAGCGAATACTTGCAGGCCATTCATGAAGCTGTGAACATACCGCTACTGCGCAAAGATTTTATTATAGATGAACGACAGATTGCCGAGGCAAGGCTGCTTGGCGCGGATGCCGTTTTGCTGATTGCGAGTATTCTGACACCCGAACAGATGCGTCAATATCTGACGTTTGCCAAAAGTCTGGGCCTTGATGCATTAATTGAAGTACATGACCGTGCTGAACTGGAGCAAGTACTCGATATTCCGCAGGCAACGCTTGTGGGCATCAACAACCGCAATCTGAAAACGTTCGAAACCAGTCTCAACACCACGTTGGATTTGATGAACTTGATTCCGGATGGTGTCACATTAATCAGTGAAAGTGGAATTGACGGCCCTCAGCCACTGGAATCTCTTATTGAGGCAGGTGTGCATGGTATCCTTGTTGGGGAGCATCTGATGCGTAAGGACGATGTTGAGGCAGCGGTATATGAACTGATGGGACCAAAAGCATGA
- the trpD gene encoding anthranilate phosphoribosyltransferase, whose translation MKNGLAKILEGSHLEQAEARDLMYSIMRGEATPAQIGGLLMGLRMKGETVDEITGFAEAMRGQGGRILTDGNGLLDTCGTGGSGIHKFNISTASAIIASAVSVRVAKHGNRSASGKAGSADVLEALGVNIHLDGEQARQCLDEIGICFCFAQVYHPSMKHAAAPRKELGVRTIFNMLGPLTNPAGADRQLLGLYDRSRTPMIAEVLNRLGLKRALVVASHDGLDEISISAPTQVSELRNGEVHTYDIDPRDMGLSLHPLESVLGGDAAQNAEIIKRIFQGERSAYRDVVLLNAGACIYVSGLANTIAEGVLMATDAVDSGKAAGKLEQLIHTTEAYSHVS comes from the coding sequence ATGAAGAATGGCCTTGCCAAAATTTTGGAGGGCAGCCATCTGGAGCAGGCGGAAGCGCGTGACTTGATGTACTCCATCATGAGAGGTGAGGCCACTCCGGCTCAAATCGGAGGTTTGCTTATGGGCTTGCGGATGAAGGGGGAAACGGTGGATGAAATCACGGGGTTTGCCGAAGCCATGCGTGGACAGGGCGGACGGATCCTGACCGACGGCAATGGACTGCTGGACACCTGTGGAACAGGTGGTTCAGGTATTCATAAGTTCAACATTTCAACAGCATCGGCGATCATTGCTTCAGCAGTCTCTGTCCGGGTGGCGAAGCATGGAAATCGCTCTGCCTCAGGCAAGGCGGGCAGTGCGGATGTACTTGAAGCATTGGGCGTGAATATTCATCTGGACGGAGAGCAGGCGAGACAATGTCTCGATGAGATCGGAATCTGTTTTTGTTTTGCTCAGGTGTACCACCCTTCAATGAAACATGCTGCTGCGCCAAGAAAAGAGCTGGGTGTGCGTACGATCTTTAACATGCTCGGACCTCTAACCAATCCTGCGGGAGCGGATCGACAATTGCTTGGTTTATATGACCGCAGCCGGACACCAATGATCGCTGAAGTGCTGAATCGTCTGGGGCTGAAAAGAGCTTTGGTTGTAGCGAGTCATGATGGACTGGATGAAATCAGCATCTCCGCACCTACCCAGGTATCCGAGCTGCGTAATGGTGAAGTGCATACGTATGACATTGATCCACGTGATATGGGATTATCGTTACATCCGCTGGAATCGGTTCTTGGAGGAGATGCGGCTCAGAACGCCGAAATTATTAAAAGGATCTTCCAGGGAGAACGGAGCGCATACCGCGATGTCGTTCTGTTGAATGCCGGGGCGTGCATCTATGTATCCGGTCTAGCAAATACCATTGCAGAAGGTGTGTTGATGGCGACAGACGCTGTAGACTCCGGCAAGGCTGCCGGGAAGCTGGAACAGTTAATTCATACAACGGAGGCGTACAGTCATGTATCTTGA
- the trpE gene encoding anthranilate synthase component I, which produces MITPNVNQVLKMSNEYNLIPVVKRILADMETPIRIFRRYADNDRAFLLESVEGGIQWARYSFIGTDPFLMISAKKGRIVVEEAGQIRELPGKPIEELKALLRKYRSPKDDELPPFTGGAIGFFGYDLLQYYEKLPAHALDDLKMDDIRFMFCDQIIVFDHVKQQMLLVGNVHVKDGATDDDIRQAYALTSEKLEQAAERLQQQGPGENLNPRSIPGDVELGDIRSNLTKEQFIGNVEQAKEYIRAGDIFQVVLSQRFHIDTEVSPLHVYRVLRTLNPSPYMYYLKMDDEIIVGTSPEALVKVDGNRVETRPIAGTRPRGATEAEDRALAADLLQDEKERAEHLMLVDLGRNDLGRVSSFGSVKCDMFMEIERYSHVMHMVSNVTGELREDKDFFDAFLSCLPAGTVSGAPKLRAMEIIAELEKEARGAYAGAIGYLGFSGNMDSCITIRTIIFKKGKAYVQAGAGIVWDSVPENEYEETVNKAKALLKAIRTAEAMFPAKEKDHTLKLANADYFVTPATAAQN; this is translated from the coding sequence ATGATAACGCCAAACGTTAATCAAGTACTGAAAATGTCGAATGAATATAATCTGATTCCGGTAGTCAAACGGATTCTGGCAGACATGGAGACCCCGATTCGGATTTTCCGCCGTTATGCTGACAACGACCGGGCATTTCTGCTGGAAAGTGTGGAGGGTGGAATTCAATGGGCGAGATATTCCTTCATCGGTACAGATCCGTTCCTGATGATCTCCGCCAAAAAAGGCCGGATCGTGGTAGAAGAAGCGGGCCAGATTCGAGAACTGCCAGGCAAGCCGATTGAAGAACTCAAAGCTCTGCTGCGTAAGTATCGCAGTCCGAAGGATGATGAACTGCCGCCATTTACAGGCGGGGCCATCGGTTTCTTTGGATACGATCTGCTGCAATATTATGAGAAGCTTCCGGCCCACGCGCTGGATGATCTGAAAATGGATGATATTCGCTTCATGTTCTGCGACCAGATTATCGTGTTTGACCATGTGAAGCAGCAGATGCTGCTTGTGGGCAATGTGCACGTGAAGGACGGTGCAACGGATGATGATATCCGTCAAGCTTATGCTTTAACTTCTGAGAAGCTGGAACAGGCGGCTGAACGCTTGCAGCAGCAAGGACCAGGGGAGAACTTGAACCCGCGTTCCATCCCAGGAGACGTGGAACTGGGGGATATTCGATCCAATCTCACGAAGGAACAGTTTATCGGGAATGTAGAGCAGGCCAAAGAGTACATTCGGGCTGGAGATATTTTTCAAGTGGTATTATCCCAACGTTTCCACATTGATACCGAAGTATCTCCGCTGCATGTATATCGCGTGCTTCGAACGTTGAATCCATCACCCTACATGTATTATCTGAAGATGGACGATGAAATTATTGTGGGGACTTCACCGGAAGCGTTGGTAAAAGTGGATGGAAACCGCGTAGAAACACGGCCGATTGCGGGTACACGTCCAAGAGGAGCTACGGAAGCAGAAGATCGTGCATTGGCGGCAGATCTGCTGCAGGACGAGAAGGAACGTGCGGAACATCTGATGCTTGTTGATCTGGGACGTAATGATCTGGGACGTGTGTCTAGCTTTGGAAGTGTGAAATGTGACATGTTCATGGAAATTGAACGATATTCCCACGTCATGCATATGGTGTCCAACGTTACAGGTGAGCTTAGAGAAGACAAGGATTTCTTTGATGCATTTCTTTCGTGTTTGCCGGCGGGTACGGTATCCGGTGCGCCGAAGCTACGTGCGATGGAGATTATCGCGGAACTGGAAAAAGAAGCACGGGGTGCTTATGCAGGTGCTATCGGTTATCTTGGTTTCTCGGGCAACATGGACTCCTGTATTACAATCCGAACGATTATTTTCAAAAAGGGAAAAGCTTATGTGCAGGCTGGAGCCGGAATCGTATGGGATTCGGTGCCTGAGAATGAATATGAAGAAACCGTAAATAAAGCCAAAGCGTTACTTAAGGCGATTCGTACAGCAGAAGCGATGTTTCCTGCCAAAGAGAAGGATCACACCTTGAAACTTGCCAACGCCGATTATTTTGTTACCCCAGCCACGGCTGCACAAAACTGA
- the aroH gene encoding chorismate mutase, with amino-acid sequence MVTRGIRGATTVTHNNEEHILKETAVLLQEIVDRNEIQPEDICSVWITMTGDLDAAFPAKAIRQLDGWELVPLMCALEVPVAGALPQCIRFMVHVNTAKGQNEINHVYLNGAQSLRPDLAAPSNS; translated from the coding sequence ATGGTTACTCGGGGAATTCGCGGGGCTACTACGGTCACGCATAATAACGAAGAACATATTTTGAAAGAAACGGCTGTACTATTGCAGGAAATCGTGGATCGTAACGAGATTCAACCCGAAGATATTTGCAGTGTGTGGATTACGATGACTGGAGATCTGGATGCAGCTTTCCCAGCAAAGGCAATTCGTCAGTTGGATGGCTGGGAGCTTGTACCTTTGATGTGTGCGCTGGAAGTTCCGGTTGCAGGTGCCTTGCCACAGTGCATCCGTTTTATGGTACATGTTAACACTGCAAAAGGTCAGAATGAAATCAACCATGTGTATCTTAACGGTGCACAGTCTCTGCGTCCCGATTTGGCGGCACCTTCCAATTCGTAA
- the aroB gene encoding 3-dehydroquinate synthase, which yields MRQLTVQLEERSYPILIGSGLLAQAPQYFEQYGLTKKSPLLIITDDHVAPKYLSDLEQTLRTAGFTVVSAVVPSGETSKSLSVYQDMMTAAIEGKLDRSSAIVALGGGVVGDLAGFVAATYMRGIKFVQVPTTILAHDSSVGGKVAVNHPLAKNMIGAFHQPELVLYDVATLQTLPPRDVSAGLSEMLKHGLIRDEAFAYWCEEHADELLALDPEALGYGLERGCGIKAEIVSRDERENGERALLNLGHTIGHAIEAIAGYGEFLHGEAISIGMAGSALLGEKLGAPAGLYDDTVRMLRSLRLPVTMPKHLDTDALMDAMMHDKKFREGHMVFIIPDRIGAARIVKDVPVSAVRDVIEMLKKGD from the coding sequence ATGCGCCAGCTGACAGTGCAGTTGGAGGAGCGCTCATATCCAATCCTGATTGGCAGCGGCCTGTTGGCTCAAGCGCCTCAATATTTTGAGCAATATGGCTTAACCAAAAAAAGCCCCTTACTCATTATTACTGATGATCATGTGGCACCCAAATACTTGTCCGATCTGGAACAAACACTGCGTACGGCTGGTTTTACAGTCGTCTCCGCAGTTGTTCCATCTGGTGAAACATCGAAATCCCTTTCGGTATATCAGGATATGATGACGGCCGCCATCGAAGGCAAACTGGATCGCAGTTCGGCAATTGTTGCTTTAGGCGGCGGTGTAGTAGGGGATCTGGCTGGTTTTGTTGCTGCTACATATATGCGTGGAATCAAGTTTGTACAGGTGCCTACGACGATCCTGGCGCATGACAGCAGTGTTGGCGGCAAAGTAGCTGTCAATCATCCGCTGGCTAAAAATATGATCGGTGCATTCCATCAGCCAGAGCTGGTGCTCTATGATGTGGCTACTCTTCAAACCTTGCCGCCACGCGATGTCTCTGCTGGTTTGTCAGAGATGCTGAAGCACGGACTGATTCGGGACGAAGCTTTTGCATACTGGTGTGAGGAGCATGCGGATGAACTGCTTGCCCTTGATCCGGAGGCTTTGGGATATGGCTTGGAACGAGGCTGTGGTATCAAGGCAGAGATTGTATCGCGTGACGAACGTGAAAATGGAGAACGTGCATTGTTAAACCTGGGTCATACGATTGGTCATGCCATTGAAGCGATTGCCGGTTACGGCGAATTTCTGCATGGAGAAGCCATCTCGATTGGTATGGCGGGTTCGGCATTGCTCGGCGAAAAGTTGGGAGCCCCAGCAGGACTCTATGACGATACGGTTCGCATGTTGCGTTCATTGCGCCTGCCGGTGACGATGCCAAAACATTTGGATACGGATGCATTAATGGATGCAATGATGCACGACAAAAAGTTCCGTGAGGGCCATATGGTTTTCATTATTCCTGACCGGATCGGCGCTGCCAGAATTGTGAAGGATGTACCGGTATCGGCAGTACGCGACGTCATTGAAATGCTCAAGAAGGGAGATTAA
- the aroC gene encoding chorismate synthase, whose protein sequence is MSLRYLTAGETHGPQLTAIIEGLPSNLNIDFEELNFQLHRRQKGYGRGRRMQIEKDQANFVGGIRHGYTTGAPVALVVQNNDWKHWQNIMNIEPIEGSDEEKRRVHRPRPGHADLNGGLKYNLKDLRNVLERSSARETTVRVACGAIARQFLAEFGIKVAGRVLRIGEIEAPYQDLPIDELIEVTEASSVRVTDAETEKKMEAYIDQIKQEGDSIGGIVECIVEGVPVGLGSHVQYDRKLDARIAQGVMSINAFKGVEIGIGFEAGTIRGSQVHDEIVHSEERGYHRATNRLGGFEGGMTNGMPVVVRGVMKPIPTLYKPLQSVDIDTKEAFTAQVERSDACAVPAASVVMEHVVAWEIAKAFLEKFGGDSMEEIRANFANYNNQLENY, encoded by the coding sequence ATGAGTTTACGCTATTTAACCGCAGGGGAAACGCACGGACCCCAATTAACCGCAATTATTGAAGGATTGCCAAGCAATCTGAATATTGACTTTGAAGAGCTGAATTTTCAGCTTCACCGCCGCCAAAAGGGATATGGCCGTGGACGTCGCATGCAAATTGAGAAGGATCAGGCCAATTTCGTTGGTGGTATTCGTCACGGATATACAACAGGTGCTCCTGTAGCGTTGGTTGTTCAAAATAATGACTGGAAACACTGGCAGAATATTATGAATATTGAGCCGATTGAAGGCAGTGACGAAGAGAAACGTCGCGTTCATCGTCCACGTCCGGGACATGCTGATTTGAATGGCGGGCTCAAATATAACCTAAAAGATTTGCGTAATGTGCTGGAGCGTTCCAGTGCGCGTGAGACAACGGTACGTGTAGCATGTGGTGCTATTGCACGTCAATTCCTTGCTGAATTCGGAATCAAAGTAGCTGGACGTGTGTTGCGTATCGGAGAAATCGAAGCTCCTTATCAAGATCTGCCGATTGATGAACTGATCGAAGTGACAGAAGCTTCTTCCGTACGTGTAACTGATGCAGAAACCGAGAAGAAGATGGAAGCTTACATCGACCAGATCAAGCAGGAAGGCGACTCCATCGGTGGAATCGTGGAATGTATCGTTGAAGGTGTGCCTGTGGGTCTTGGTAGCCATGTACAGTATGACCGCAAACTGGATGCAAGGATTGCTCAGGGCGTGATGTCCATTAACGCATTCAAAGGTGTGGAAATTGGTATCGGGTTCGAAGCCGGAACGATTCGTGGTTCTCAGGTGCATGATGAAATCGTGCATAGTGAAGAGCGTGGTTACCACCGAGCTACCAACCGTTTGGGCGGATTCGAGGGCGGAATGACTAACGGTATGCCAGTAGTGGTACGTGGGGTTATGAAACCTATTCCTACGTTGTACAAACCGCTTCAAAGTGTGGATATCGATACAAAAGAAGCATTTACAGCTCAGGTTGAGCGTTCTGATGCATGTGCTGTTCCGGCAGCTAGTGTAGTAATGGAGCATGTGGTAGCCTGGGAAATTGCAAAAGCTTTCCTTGAGAAATTTGGCGGAGACTCCATGGAGGAAATCCGCGCGAACTTTGCCAACTACAATAATCAACTGGAGAATTACTAA
- a CDS encoding CheR family methyltransferase has translation MLEQEQLLDPDYTGFIRKIKESTGIDLAQYKEGQMKRRLTTLRNKNGFHTFSIFFDAMQKDKSLFYEFLDRMTINVSEFWRNPNRWEVLRDEILPELLGPKRGVKVWSAACSTGEEPYTLAMILDTMGILKGSSITASDLDEGALAKAKEGRYMERSLKDVPKETANRYFKQDGLVYRIDEQLKSSVKFMKQNLLLDRFDEGYDLIVCRNVMIYFTEEAKNLLYHKFATSLRPGGILFVGSTEQIFSPGQYGLETAETFFYRKK, from the coding sequence ATGCTGGAGCAGGAACAACTACTAGACCCGGATTACACCGGATTTATTCGGAAAATCAAAGAGAGCACAGGCATTGATCTTGCTCAATACAAGGAAGGCCAGATGAAAAGAAGGCTGACCACACTTCGTAACAAAAACGGATTTCATACGTTTTCTATCTTTTTTGATGCCATGCAGAAGGACAAGTCTCTGTTTTATGAGTTTCTGGATCGCATGACCATTAACGTCTCGGAATTTTGGCGTAACCCTAATCGCTGGGAAGTACTGCGGGATGAAATCCTGCCTGAGTTGCTGGGTCCGAAGCGTGGCGTTAAAGTGTGGAGTGCCGCTTGTTCCACAGGCGAAGAACCTTACACTCTGGCAATGATTCTGGACACGATGGGCATTCTTAAGGGAAGCTCCATTACGGCAAGTGACTTGGACGAAGGAGCTCTCGCTAAAGCCAAGGAAGGGCGTTATATGGAACGCTCGCTCAAAGATGTACCGAAGGAAACAGCAAATCGATACTTCAAGCAGGATGGCTTGGTGTACCGTATTGATGAACAACTGAAAAGTTCAGTCAAGTTCATGAAGCAAAATCTGTTACTCGATCGTTTTGACGAAGGATATGATCTGATTGTGTGCCGCAATGTCATGATCTATTTTACCGAGGAAGCCAAAAACCTGTTGTATCACAAGTTTGCAACAAGTTTGCGTCCAGGTGGTATTTTGTTCGTGGGCAGTACGGAACAGATTTTTTCCCCGGGGCAATATGGTCTGGAAACAGCGGAAACATTCTTTTATCGCAAAAAATAA
- the ndk gene encoding nucleoside-diphosphate kinase produces MDRTFLMVKPDGVQRGLIGRIVSRLEDKGFKLVAGKLVQMSEDQAKRHYAEHEGKPFFDDLVRFITSGPVFAMVWEGDDIVALARIVIGKTNVKEAAPGTIRGDFASHTPHNLIHGADSPESATREAANFFTPDELVTYDKSIAAWL; encoded by the coding sequence ATGGATCGTACATTTTTGATGGTGAAGCCGGATGGTGTGCAGCGTGGTTTGATAGGGCGTATCGTTAGCCGTCTGGAAGACAAAGGATTTAAGTTGGTGGCAGGCAAGCTGGTGCAGATGTCTGAAGATCAGGCCAAACGCCATTATGCTGAACATGAGGGGAAACCGTTCTTCGATGATCTGGTTCGTTTTATCACATCTGGACCTGTATTTGCTATGGTCTGGGAAGGTGACGACATCGTGGCGCTTGCGCGCATCGTAATCGGGAAAACCAATGTGAAGGAAGCGGCTCCGGGTACAATTCGCGGAGATTTCGCCAGCCACACACCGCATAATCTGATTCATGGGGCGGATTCACCGGAAAGCGCCACTCGTGAAGCAGCGAACTTCTTTACTCCGGATGAGCTGGTAACGTACGACAAGAGCATCGCAGCCTGGTTGTAA
- a CDS encoding polyprenyl synthetase family protein: MKLLDIFGLLKKDMDYIEKELYRSVQGEQKLLSETSLHLLKAGGKRLRPVFVLLGGKFGTYDIERLKLVAVPLELIHSASLVHDDVIDNAATRRGKPTVKSKWDNRIAMYTGDYIYGKALEMTAGLSDPAIHRILAKAMVQMSIGEMEQIRDFFNTGQSVRNYLLRIRRKTALLIAVSCQLGALATRAPEHVSSLLYTYGYNVGMAFQIQDDVLDLVGTEKQLGKPPGSDMKQGNITLPVLYALQEPNLREPLLKEIARVQHEEGRASASDAIGMIRQSQGIAKAEALADRYMKKALDALDQLPNIKTTKNLRDIAHFVVKRTH, encoded by the coding sequence ATGAAACTATTGGATATTTTCGGGTTGTTAAAAAAAGACATGGACTACATTGAAAAAGAGCTGTATCGCAGTGTTCAGGGAGAACAGAAACTGCTAAGCGAAACGTCACTTCACCTGCTCAAGGCAGGGGGTAAGCGTTTGCGTCCGGTATTTGTGTTACTCGGTGGGAAATTTGGTACATACGACATTGAACGTCTGAAGCTGGTAGCGGTTCCGTTGGAACTGATTCATTCGGCTTCTCTGGTTCACGATGATGTTATTGATAATGCGGCGACACGGAGAGGTAAACCAACGGTGAAGTCCAAATGGGATAATCGGATTGCCATGTACACCGGAGATTACATTTACGGCAAGGCGCTTGAAATGACTGCGGGCCTGTCCGATCCAGCTATACACCGTATTCTGGCCAAAGCGATGGTTCAGATGTCCATTGGTGAAATGGAGCAAATTCGGGACTTTTTCAACACGGGACAAAGTGTACGTAACTATCTCTTGCGAATTCGTCGCAAAACGGCGCTTCTTATTGCTGTCAGCTGCCAGCTGGGGGCGCTTGCTACTCGTGCGCCGGAACATGTATCTTCGTTGCTGTACACCTACGGTTACAACGTGGGTATGGCGTTCCAGATTCAAGACGATGTACTTGATCTGGTTGGCACCGAAAAGCAACTCGGCAAGCCTCCAGGCAGTGATATGAAGCAGGGGAATATTACGCTGCCTGTACTGTATGCATTGCAGGAACCTAATTTGCGTGAACCTTTGCTGAAGGAGATAGCCCGCGTTCAGCACGAGGAGGGACGGGCGAGTGCATCCGATGCAATTGGAATGATTCGCCAAAGTCAAGGAATTGCTAAAGCAGAAGCCCTGGCTGACCGATATATGAAGAAAGCGCTCGATGCTCTGGATCAACTGCCTAACATCAAGACCACCAAAAACTTGCGTGATATCGCTCATTTTGTGGTCAAACGTACGCATTAA
- a CDS encoding UbiX family flavin prenyltransferase: MQQPDNKRLVVGITGASGSIYGIRLIETLLDLEYTVHLVISNAGWRVLKEEMDWDVTNRDRVLEEKFGGRAGSLIYHPVSDIGASIASGSFLAEGMIIMPCSMGTLSSIAQGSSDNLMSRAADVMMKEGRTLILVPRETPLHAIHLENMLKLSRLGVRMIPAMPAFYYKPQTMDELILFLVGKVLDSLRIPHQLFTRWGEPDERG, encoded by the coding sequence ATGCAGCAGCCGGACAATAAACGACTTGTTGTCGGAATTACCGGGGCCAGTGGAAGTATATATGGCATCAGATTAATTGAAACGCTGCTTGATCTGGAATACACTGTGCATCTGGTGATCTCCAATGCCGGGTGGCGTGTATTAAAAGAAGAAATGGACTGGGATGTTACGAATCGGGACCGTGTGCTGGAAGAAAAATTCGGCGGTCGTGCGGGTTCCCTAATCTATCATCCCGTTAGTGATATTGGTGCCTCCATCGCGAGTGGTTCTTTCCTGGCAGAAGGCATGATTATAATGCCATGCTCCATGGGTACTCTTTCATCCATTGCACAAGGGTCATCGGACAATCTGATGTCCCGGGCTGCTGATGTCATGATGAAAGAGGGAAGAACGCTGATTCTGGTGCCACGTGAGACGCCACTGCATGCAATTCATCTGGAAAACATGCTGAAACTCTCACGGCTTGGTGTCCGCATGATACCGGCCATGCCTGCTTTTTATTACAAACCCCAAACGATGGACGAGTTGATTCTGTTTCTAGTGGGTAAAGTGCTCGATAGTCTGCGCATCCCGCATCAACTGTTTACCAGGTGGGGAGAACCGGATGAACGGGGATAG
- a CDS encoding UbiA-like polyprenyltransferase: MFRKIRIFLEMIKIEHTLFALPFAFMGAILGSMVVNDTFPTWMQIMWVLLAMIGARSAAFGLNRMIDQAIDKKNPRTAMRAIPAGLLKNGEVVIFIIVSFVLLFWASSNLNVLSMQLLPIAVFMLVLYSYTKRFTWLCHVVLGMTIGLAPLGGWVAVTGTMDWTAIVLYVTIVFWTAGFDIIYACQDLDFDQGEGLHSIPSRFGLNKSLQIAKFFHVITAIGFLALLLLTDLSWWYGAGMLITYGILFYEHYIVSPNDMSRVQTAFFTMNSVLSLVVFTFTLIDLAVK, translated from the coding sequence ATGTTTAGGAAAATTCGCATCTTTTTAGAAATGATCAAAATTGAACACACGCTTTTCGCTTTACCTTTTGCATTTATGGGAGCCATCCTCGGTTCCATGGTAGTGAATGATACATTCCCGACCTGGATGCAGATTATGTGGGTATTACTGGCTATGATTGGTGCAAGAAGTGCTGCTTTTGGCTTGAACCGCATGATTGACCAGGCCATAGACAAGAAAAATCCACGTACCGCGATGAGAGCAATTCCGGCCGGTTTGTTGAAAAACGGTGAGGTCGTTATTTTTATCATAGTATCATTTGTGCTCTTGTTCTGGGCCTCATCCAACCTTAACGTGTTATCCATGCAGCTGTTGCCGATAGCTGTATTTATGCTGGTTTTGTATTCATATACCAAACGTTTCACCTGGTTGTGCCACGTAGTGCTCGGTATGACCATTGGTCTGGCTCCACTTGGGGGTTGGGTAGCAGTAACGGGTACGATGGATTGGACAGCGATTGTGCTGTACGTTACGATTGTGTTCTGGACTGCAGGGTTCGATATCATCTATGCATGTCAGGATCTGGATTTTGATCAGGGCGAGGGCCTTCATTCCATACCTTCCCGTTTTGGTCTTAACAAATCATTGCAGATCGCAAAGTTCTTCCACGTGATTACAGCAATCGGTTTTCTTGCTTTGTTATTGTTGACCGATCTGAGCTGGTGGTATGGAGCCGGAATGCTGATAACTTATGGTATCCTCTTCTATGAACACTATATTGTATCGCCAAATGACATGAGCCGTGTACAAACAGCATTCTTTACGATGAACAGTGTGCTGAGTTTAGTGGTATTTACGTTTACCCTGATTGATTTGGCGGTGAAATAA